In one Sphingomonas sp. S1-29 genomic region, the following are encoded:
- a CDS encoding SMP-30/gluconolactonase/LRE family protein translates to MATSEPRSVWSLGAPLPEGPTWVARDRALWFVDIKGRFVHRYDPASGDRQSWNAPAQVGFVLPMRSGGFVAGLQTGLARFDPADGSFAPLIDPEPDMPGNRLNDATIDPAGRLWFGTMDDAEAAATGRIYRYDGKDCVASTAPVSITNGPAISPDGRTLYHVDTLGGTIHACALAADGTLTDMRLFAQIDPADGYPDGPVCDAEGCVWIGLYNGWGARRYSPAGELRETVRFPVSAITKLAFGGPDLRTVFATTAAKHLDAAGRDREPLAGDLFSFTVDVPGVAGVEAAF, encoded by the coding sequence GTGGCGACAAGCGAACCGCGCAGCGTCTGGTCGCTCGGCGCGCCGTTGCCCGAAGGGCCGACCTGGGTCGCGCGCGACCGCGCCTTGTGGTTCGTCGATATCAAGGGCCGGTTCGTCCATCGCTACGATCCCGCCAGCGGGGACCGGCAGAGCTGGAACGCGCCCGCGCAGGTCGGCTTCGTGCTGCCGATGCGCAGCGGGGGCTTCGTTGCCGGGCTACAGACCGGGCTGGCGCGCTTCGATCCCGCAGACGGATCGTTCGCGCCGCTGATCGATCCCGAGCCCGACATGCCGGGCAATCGGCTGAACGACGCCACGATCGATCCTGCCGGGCGGCTGTGGTTCGGGACGATGGACGATGCCGAAGCGGCGGCGACCGGGCGGATATATCGCTATGACGGCAAGGATTGCGTCGCCTCGACCGCGCCGGTGTCGATCACCAACGGCCCCGCGATCAGCCCCGATGGGCGGACGCTGTATCATGTCGATACGCTGGGCGGCACGATCCACGCCTGCGCGCTCGCCGCCGACGGTACGCTGACCGACATGCGGCTGTTCGCGCAGATCGACCCCGCAGACGGCTATCCCGACGGCCCGGTATGCGACGCCGAAGGCTGCGTATGGATCGGCCTCTACAATGGCTGGGGCGCGCGGCGCTATTCGCCCGCCGGCGAACTGCGGGAAACCGTTCGCTTTCCGGTGAGCGCGATCACCAAGCTCGCCTTTGGCGGTCCCGATCTGCGCACGGTATTCGCGACCACCGCCGCCAAGCATCTCGATGCCGCGGGGCGCGACCGCGAACCGCTAGCGGGCGATCTGTTCAGCTTCACCGTCGACGTGCCGGGGGTGGCGGGGGTCGAGGCGGCGTTCTAA
- a CDS encoding SDR family NAD(P)-dependent oxidoreductase gives MAEADISIPKQQAAPQGNRAIYPSLRGKRVLVTGGGSGIGAGLVEGFVAQGADVTFFDIAEADSRALVEALAPAKVRFEHVDLTKIDVLRDTIARLIAEEGAFDILVNNAANDDRHSIDQVDEAYWDNRLSVNLKHMFFSAQAVIPAMRERGGGVIVNLGSISWHLALADLTLYQTCKAAIEGMTRSLARELGPDGIRATCVIPGNVRTERQLKWYTPEGEAEIVDAQCLKGRLLPHDIAAMVLFLASDDAALVTGHNYFVDAGWR, from the coding sequence ATGGCCGAAGCCGACATCAGTATCCCGAAACAACAGGCTGCACCGCAGGGCAACCGCGCAATCTACCCCAGCCTGCGCGGCAAGCGCGTGCTGGTAACCGGCGGCGGATCGGGGATCGGCGCGGGCCTGGTCGAAGGCTTCGTCGCGCAGGGCGCCGACGTTACCTTCTTCGACATCGCCGAGGCCGATTCGCGCGCGCTGGTCGAAGCGCTGGCCCCTGCCAAGGTGCGGTTCGAGCATGTCGATCTGACCAAAATCGATGTGCTCCGCGACACCATCGCGCGGCTGATCGCCGAGGAGGGCGCGTTCGACATTCTGGTGAACAACGCCGCCAATGACGACCGCCATTCGATCGACCAGGTCGACGAAGCCTATTGGGACAACCGCCTGTCGGTGAACCTGAAGCATATGTTCTTCAGCGCGCAGGCGGTGATCCCCGCGATGCGCGAACGCGGCGGCGGGGTGATCGTCAACCTCGGCTCGATTTCGTGGCATTTGGCGCTTGCCGACCTGACCTTGTACCAGACCTGCAAGGCGGCGATCGAGGGCATGACGCGCAGCCTGGCGCGCGAACTCGGCCCCGACGGCATTCGCGCCACCTGCGTGATCCCGGGCAATGTCCGCACCGAGCGTCAGCTCAAATGGTACACGCCCGAGGGCGAGGCCGAGATCGTCGATGCACAGTGCCTAAAGGGCCGGCTGCTGCCGCACGACATCGCGGCGATGGTGCTGTTCCTGGCGAGCGATGATGCCGCTTTGGTGACGGGGCACAATTACTTCGTGGACGCGGGCTGGCGGTGA
- a CDS encoding fumarylacetoacetate hydrolase family protein: protein MQVNWSSQALPVDHADAVLAGRVLTPQGPVPVIVRGGTVESVIAHAETTSDLFDMADPTAVSGEALCAVEDLGAAGSDARFQLLAPIDLQCVKAAGVTFAVSAIERVIEERARGDSAAASAIRAELEEKVGGGIRSVVPGSDDAARLKTALIDAGMWSQYLEVAIGPDAEVFTKTPVLSSIGWGGEVGVRSDSTWNNPEPEIVLVSDSRGRTVGATLGNDVNLRDFEGRSALLLGKAKDNNASCAIGPFVRLFDGGFTMDDVRSAELDLTIEGTEGYTLTGHSSMREISRDPEDLMRQAMSEHQYPDGFVLFLGTLFAPVQDRDEPGRGFTHKQGDIVSIRAERLGTLVNRVTTSKAAAPWAFGIRDLMRNLADRRRAAA, encoded by the coding sequence ATGCAGGTCAACTGGAGTTCGCAGGCATTGCCTGTCGATCACGCCGATGCGGTGCTCGCGGGCCGGGTGCTGACCCCGCAGGGGCCGGTGCCGGTGATCGTTCGTGGCGGCACGGTGGAATCGGTGATCGCGCATGCCGAGACGACGTCGGACCTGTTCGACATGGCCGATCCGACCGCGGTGTCGGGCGAAGCGCTCTGCGCGGTCGAGGATCTGGGCGCCGCCGGTTCGGACGCGCGCTTCCAGCTGCTCGCGCCGATCGACCTGCAATGCGTCAAGGCCGCCGGCGTCACCTTCGCGGTGTCGGCGATCGAGCGGGTGATCGAGGAGCGCGCGCGCGGCGATTCGGCTGCAGCATCGGCGATCCGCGCCGAGCTCGAAGAGAAGGTCGGCGGCGGTATCCGCTCGGTGGTGCCGGGCAGCGACGATGCTGCACGGCTCAAGACCGCGTTGATTGACGCGGGCATGTGGTCGCAATATCTCGAGGTCGCGATCGGCCCCGATGCCGAGGTGTTCACCAAGACCCCGGTGCTGTCGTCGATCGGCTGGGGCGGCGAAGTCGGCGTCCGGTCGGATTCGACTTGGAACAATCCCGAGCCTGAAATTGTGCTGGTCTCGGACAGCCGCGGTCGTACCGTTGGCGCGACGCTCGGCAACGACGTCAATCTGCGCGATTTCGAGGGGCGCAGCGCGCTGCTGCTGGGCAAGGCGAAGGACAATAACGCATCGTGCGCGATCGGGCCGTTCGTTCGGTTGTTCGACGGCGGCTTCACGATGGACGATGTCCGCAGCGCCGAGCTCGACCTGACGATCGAGGGGACCGAGGGCTATACGCTGACCGGGCACAGCTCGATGCGCGAGATCAGCCGCGATCCCGAGGATCTGATGCGCCAGGCGATGAGCGAGCATCAATATCCCGACGGCTTCGTGCTGTTCCTGGGCACGCTGTTCGCCCCGGTGCAGGACCGCGACGAGCCGGGCCGCGGCTTCACCCACAAGCAGGGCGATATCGTATCGATCCGCGCCGAACGGCTGGGGACGCTGGTCAACCGCGTCACCACGTCGAAGGCCGCCGCCCCTTGGGCCTTCGGTATCCGCGACCTGATGCGCAACCTCGCCGATCGCCGCCGCGCGGCGGCATGA
- a CDS encoding cupin-like domain-containing protein: MNSLPEPRPLAEREPVAADRFTTDIFDHYEPIVLRGQAAHWPAVAAAREGHEAIARYIAGFDTGRPVEVMVGAPTIEGRFFYRDDMRGFNFKREPASVTTLLRELVRLAADPAAPALYAGAAAAGQHLPGWIEANAIGLPLAGTTPRVWIGNATHVSTHFDASPNLACVVAGERRFLLFPPDQIANLYIGPIDVTMAGQPSSMVDPYAPDLDRFPRFAEAMRHARVAVLRPGDAIFMPALWWHNIRAFGPLNVLVNYWWDSDPRASPMGVLAHALLAIRDLPPGERAAWRGWFDHYIFGDAAPAAVDHVPEHARGVLGPANPARDDRLRTFLKNVLPG, translated from the coding sequence GTGAACAGCCTGCCTGAACCCCGGCCGCTTGCCGAACGCGAACCGGTCGCCGCCGACCGCTTCACCACCGACATCTTCGACCACTATGAGCCGATCGTGCTGCGCGGCCAGGCCGCGCATTGGCCCGCCGTCGCGGCGGCGCGCGAGGGGCATGAGGCGATCGCGCGCTATATCGCCGGCTTCGATACTGGTCGCCCCGTCGAGGTGATGGTCGGTGCCCCGACGATCGAGGGACGCTTCTTCTACCGCGACGACATGCGCGGCTTCAATTTCAAACGCGAGCCCGCCAGCGTCACCACGCTGCTGCGCGAACTCGTGCGGCTGGCGGCCGACCCGGCGGCACCCGCGCTCTATGCCGGCGCGGCGGCGGCGGGGCAGCATCTTCCCGGCTGGATCGAGGCCAATGCGATCGGCCTGCCGCTCGCCGGCACCACCCCGCGCGTCTGGATCGGTAACGCCACCCATGTCTCGACGCATTTCGACGCCTCGCCCAACCTCGCCTGCGTCGTCGCGGGCGAGCGGCGCTTCCTGCTGTTCCCGCCCGATCAGATCGCCAACCTCTATATCGGCCCGATCGACGTCACGATGGCGGGGCAGCCGTCGAGCATGGTCGATCCCTATGCCCCCGATCTCGATCGCTTCCCGCGCTTCGCCGAAGCGATGCGCCATGCGCGCGTCGCGGTGCTGCGGCCGGGCGACGCGATCTTCATGCCCGCCTTGTGGTGGCACAATATCCGCGCGTTCGGCCCGCTCAACGTGCTGGTCAATTATTGGTGGGACAGCGACCCGCGCGCCTCGCCGATGGGGGTGCTCGCGCACGCGCTGCTGGCGATCCGCGACCTGCCGCCGGGCGAGCGCGCGGCGTGGCGCGGGTGGTTCGACCATTATATCTTCGGCGATGCCGCCCCCGCTGCGGTCGACCACGTGCCCGAACATGCGCGCGGGGTGCTCGGGCCGGCGAATCCGGCGCGCGACGATCGGCTGCGGACCTTTCTGAAGAACGTGCTGCCGGGCTGA
- a CDS encoding aldehyde dehydrogenase (NADP(+)), with the protein MKLTGDLFIGGERRQSTESFRAYDPSKGTEIDDASFFGATEQDVADACAAAEAAFLPYSSAPIADRAAFLDAIADEIEALGDTLVERACRESGLPPARITGERGRTAGQMRLFAKEIRDGQWQKLRIDHADKQRTPPKPDLRLRMIALGPVAVFGASNFPLAFSTAGGDTAAALAAGCPVVMKGHSAHPGTAELIATAIERAVEKTGMPKGVFSLVNGMSRKVGQALVADPRIMAVGFTGSRTGGEALMKIAAERPRPIPVYAEMSAINPVVLMPEALKARGAALAEAYVASLGMGAGQFCTNPGLVMAIDGLELDAFVARAGEVLTGQAAQVMLTSGIYQAFEDGKAKLEGSPFVTKVAEGAEPAGPTQGRAALFSVAGKDFLADPVHLHEVFGASSVVVRCANLDELLSVLSELEGQLTATLQIDEGDYADAKRVLPVLERTVGRILANGWPTGVEVTHAMVHGGPYPATSDGRSTSVGTLAIDRFLRPVSYQDLPEALLPEALREGAQAGVLTRVDGAWKL; encoded by the coding sequence ATGAAACTTACCGGCGATCTATTTATCGGTGGCGAACGCCGCCAGTCGACCGAAAGCTTCCGTGCTTATGATCCCTCGAAGGGCACCGAGATCGACGATGCGTCGTTCTTCGGCGCGACCGAGCAGGACGTCGCCGACGCGTGCGCCGCTGCCGAGGCGGCATTCCTGCCCTATTCGAGCGCACCGATCGCCGACCGCGCCGCGTTCCTCGACGCGATCGCCGACGAGATCGAAGCGCTGGGCGACACGCTGGTCGAGCGCGCCTGCCGTGAGAGCGGGCTGCCGCCTGCGCGCATTACCGGCGAGCGCGGGCGCACTGCGGGCCAGATGCGGCTGTTCGCCAAGGAAATCCGCGACGGCCAGTGGCAGAAGCTGCGGATTGACCATGCCGACAAGCAGCGCACCCCGCCCAAGCCCGACCTTCGCCTGCGGATGATCGCGCTCGGCCCCGTCGCGGTGTTCGGCGCGTCGAACTTCCCGCTCGCCTTCTCGACCGCGGGCGGTGACACCGCCGCCGCGCTTGCCGCCGGTTGCCCGGTGGTGATGAAGGGCCACAGCGCGCACCCCGGCACCGCCGAGCTGATCGCCACCGCGATCGAGCGTGCGGTCGAAAAGACCGGCATGCCCAAGGGCGTGTTCAGCCTGGTCAACGGCATGTCGCGCAAGGTAGGGCAGGCGCTGGTCGCCGATCCGCGGATCATGGCGGTCGGCTTCACCGGATCGCGCACCGGCGGCGAGGCGCTGATGAAGATCGCCGCCGAGCGTCCGCGGCCGATCCCGGTTTATGCCGAAATGTCGGCGATCAACCCCGTCGTGCTGATGCCCGAAGCGTTGAAGGCACGCGGCGCGGCGCTTGCTGAGGCCTATGTCGCCAGCCTCGGCATGGGTGCGGGCCAGTTCTGCACCAATCCCGGTCTGGTGATGGCGATCGACGGCCTCGAGCTCGACGCCTTCGTCGCGCGTGCGGGCGAAGTACTGACCGGCCAGGCGGCGCAGGTGATGCTCACCTCGGGCATCTACCAGGCGTTCGAGGACGGCAAGGCCAAGCTCGAGGGCAGCCCCTTCGTGACCAAGGTCGCCGAGGGTGCCGAGCCCGCCGGCCCGACCCAGGGTCGCGCTGCGCTGTTCAGCGTCGCAGGCAAGGACTTCCTGGCCGATCCGGTCCATCTGCACGAGGTGTTCGGTGCGTCGTCGGTGGTGGTGCGCTGCGCCAACCTCGACGAACTGCTGAGCGTGTTGTCCGAGCTCGAAGGCCAGCTCACCGCGACGCTGCAGATCGACGAGGGCGACTATGCCGATGCCAAGCGCGTGCTGCCGGTGCTCGAGCGCACCGTCGGCCGCATCCTGGCCAATGGCTGGCCGACCGGCGTCGAAGTGACGCACGCGATGGTGCATGGCGGCCCGTATCCGGCGACGTCGGATGGGCGTTCGACCTCGGTCGGCACGCTGGCGATCGATCGCTTCCTGCGCCCGGTGAGCTATCAGGACCTGCCCGAGGCGCTGCTGCCCGAAGCGCTGCGCGAAGGCGCGCAGGCCGGCGTGCTGACCCGCGTCGACGGCGCCTGGAAGCTCTGA
- a CDS encoding alpha-glucuronidase family glycosyl hydrolase — MQRSLTKFGLALAATLSATAPAQAEDGYDLWLRHAPLPTAQRLAVDPYAGCVAAAQRATQATIAIAAREIETAIDAMTEKAAPRDCTASTPAAAPSHGVMIGTRDDPAIAALGLPLAKAGDEGFVIRSIERDGRKLIVVAANRPVGVLYGAFALLRELQTGTAIDAIDVAEQPKVDLRLLNHWDNLDRTVERGYAGQSIWDWWKLPDVNDQRYTDYARANASIGINGAVLNNVNAKPDSMTAPWIAKAAAVADVLRPYGIKVYLSARWSTPVELKQTTTADPLDPAVAAWWKAKADEIYAAIPDFGGFLVKANSEGQPGPQDYKRTHAEGANMLAAAVKPHGGIVMWRAFVYSEADPDDRAKQAYSDFKPLDGKFADNVIVQVKNGAIDFQPREPFHPMFGTMPKTPLMMEFQITKEYLGFATHLAYLAPMYEEVLDADTFAKGKGSTVAEVIDGSLEGHTLNGMAGVANIGSDRNWSGSIFDQANWYAFGRLAWDHQLSADAIAREWAKQTFTPDPAFVQPVTAMMMGSRETVVDYMTPMGLAHLMATGHHYGPGPWVSDLARPEWNPVYYHRADKDGIGFDRTASGSNAVAQYMPQVARRFASRRSVDDKDLLWFHHVGWDEKMKSGRTLWAELLHRYDRGVAGVGDMQARWATLKPFVDAPRFEEVTQFLAIQQREAIWWRDASIAYFASVSGRALPTGVQPPAHDLEYYKAIEHSYAPGHH, encoded by the coding sequence ATGCAGCGATCGCTGACGAAATTCGGACTGGCCCTTGCAGCAACGCTGAGCGCCACCGCCCCCGCGCAGGCCGAAGACGGCTATGATCTGTGGCTGCGGCACGCGCCGCTTCCCACCGCGCAGCGCCTCGCGGTCGATCCCTATGCCGGCTGCGTCGCCGCGGCGCAGCGCGCGACCCAGGCGACGATCGCGATCGCCGCGCGCGAGATCGAAACCGCGATCGACGCGATGACCGAAAAGGCCGCGCCGCGCGATTGCACCGCCTCGACTCCTGCTGCCGCACCCAGCCATGGCGTGATGATCGGCACGCGCGACGATCCCGCGATCGCCGCGCTCGGACTGCCGCTCGCCAAGGCGGGCGATGAAGGCTTCGTGATCCGCAGCATCGAGCGCGACGGGCGCAAGTTGATCGTCGTCGCCGCCAATCGTCCGGTCGGGGTGTTGTACGGTGCGTTCGCGCTGCTGCGCGAGCTCCAGACCGGCACCGCGATCGATGCGATCGACGTTGCCGAGCAGCCCAAGGTCGATCTTCGCCTGCTCAACCATTGGGACAATCTCGATCGCACCGTCGAGCGCGGCTATGCGGGCCAGTCGATCTGGGACTGGTGGAAGCTGCCCGACGTCAACGACCAGCGCTATACCGACTATGCGCGCGCCAACGCATCGATCGGCATCAACGGCGCGGTGCTCAACAACGTCAACGCCAAGCCCGACAGCATGACCGCGCCGTGGATCGCCAAGGCCGCCGCGGTCGCCGATGTGCTGCGCCCCTATGGCATCAAGGTGTATCTGTCGGCGCGCTGGTCGACCCCGGTCGAGCTCAAGCAGACCACGACCGCCGATCCGCTCGATCCCGCGGTGGCGGCGTGGTGGAAGGCCAAGGCCGACGAAATCTATGCCGCGATCCCTGATTTCGGCGGGTTCCTGGTCAAGGCCAATTCGGAAGGCCAGCCGGGGCCGCAGGATTACAAGCGCACCCATGCCGAGGGTGCCAACATGCTCGCCGCGGCGGTCAAGCCGCATGGCGGTATCGTAATGTGGCGCGCCTTCGTCTATTCGGAGGCCGATCCCGACGATCGCGCGAAGCAGGCCTATTCGGACTTCAAGCCGCTCGACGGCAAGTTCGCCGACAATGTCATCGTCCAGGTCAAGAACGGCGCGATCGATTTCCAGCCGCGCGAACCCTTCCACCCGATGTTCGGGACGATGCCCAAGACTCCGCTGATGATGGAGTTCCAAATCACCAAGGAGTATCTCGGCTTCGCGACGCACCTCGCCTATCTCGCGCCGATGTACGAGGAGGTGCTCGACGCCGACACCTTCGCCAAGGGCAAGGGATCGACCGTCGCCGAGGTGATCGACGGATCGCTCGAGGGCCACACGCTCAACGGCATGGCGGGGGTCGCCAATATCGGCAGCGACCGCAACTGGTCGGGGTCGATCTTCGACCAGGCCAATTGGTACGCCTTCGGTCGGCTCGCCTGGGATCACCAATTGTCGGCGGACGCGATCGCGCGCGAATGGGCGAAGCAGACCTTCACCCCCGATCCGGCGTTCGTCCAGCCGGTCACCGCGATGATGATGGGGTCGCGCGAAACCGTCGTCGATTACATGACCCCGATGGGGCTCGCGCACCTGATGGCCACCGGCCACCATTATGGTCCGGGGCCGTGGGTGTCCGATCTGGCGCGCCCCGAATGGAACCCGGTCTATTATCACCGCGCCGACAAGGACGGCATCGGCTTCGATCGCACCGCAAGCGGATCGAACGCGGTCGCGCAATATATGCCGCAGGTCGCGCGTCGCTTCGCCAGCCGTCGCAGCGTCGACGACAAGGATCTCTTGTGGTTCCACCATGTCGGCTGGGACGAGAAGATGAAGTCGGGGCGGACGCTCTGGGCCGAATTGCTGCACCGCTATGATCGCGGCGTTGCCGGGGTGGGCGACATGCAGGCGCGCTGGGCGACGCTCAAGCCCTTCGTTGATGCGCCGCGCTTCGAAGAGGTTACCCAGTTCCTTGCGATCCAGCAGCGCGAGGCCATATGGTGGCGTGACGCCAGTATCGCGTATTTCGCGAGCGTTTCAGGCCGGGCGTTGCCGACGGGCGTCCAGCCCCCAGCGCATGATCTCGAATATTACAAGGCCATCGAGCATTCCTATGCCCCTGGCCATCACTAA
- the manD gene encoding D-mannonate dehydratase ManD: protein MPRITAARVIITCPGRNFVTLKIECDDGTTGVGDATLNGRELAVASYLSEHVIPCLIGRDAHRIEDVWQYLYKGAYWRRGPVTMSAIAAVDTALWDIKGKLAGLPVYQLLGGASRESVMVYGHANGSSIDDTIEAALEYQQQGYKAIRLQCGVPGMASTYGVSKDRYFYEPADADLPTENVWSTSKYLRVVPELFKAAREALGWDVHLLHDIHHRLTPIEAGRLGKDLEPYRPFWLEDATPAENQDAFRLIRQHTTSPLAVGEIFNSIWDCKALIENQLIDYIRATVVHAGGITHLRRIAALADLYQIKTGCHGATDLSPVCMAAALHFDLSVPNFGVQEYMRHTPETDAVFPHAYTFADGAMHPGDAPGLGVDIDEELAAGYEYSRAYLPVNRREDGTMHDW, encoded by the coding sequence ATGCCGCGTATCACAGCCGCCCGGGTGATCATCACCTGCCCCGGCCGCAACTTCGTCACGCTCAAGATCGAATGCGACGATGGCACCACCGGCGTCGGCGACGCGACGCTCAACGGCCGCGAGCTGGCGGTGGCCAGTTACCTCAGCGAACATGTCATCCCCTGCCTGATCGGTCGCGACGCGCACCGGATCGAGGATGTCTGGCAGTATCTGTACAAGGGCGCCTATTGGCGGCGCGGCCCGGTGACGATGTCGGCGATCGCCGCGGTCGATACCGCGTTGTGGGACATCAAGGGCAAGCTGGCCGGCCTGCCGGTCTACCAGCTGCTCGGCGGGGCAAGCCGCGAGAGCGTGATGGTCTATGGCCACGCCAACGGCAGCTCGATCGACGACACGATCGAGGCCGCGCTCGAATATCAGCAGCAGGGCTATAAGGCGATCCGGCTGCAATGCGGCGTTCCCGGCATGGCATCGACCTATGGCGTGTCGAAGGACCGTTATTTCTACGAACCCGCCGATGCCGACCTGCCCACCGAAAATGTCTGGTCGACCAGCAAATATCTCCGCGTCGTGCCCGAATTGTTCAAGGCGGCGCGCGAGGCGCTGGGCTGGGACGTCCATCTGCTCCACGACATCCATCACCGGCTGACGCCGATCGAGGCCGGGCGCCTCGGCAAGGATCTCGAACCCTATCGCCCCTTCTGGCTCGAGGACGCGACCCCCGCCGAGAACCAGGACGCGTTCCGGCTGATCCGCCAGCACACCACCAGCCCGCTGGCGGTGGGCGAGATCTTCAATTCGATCTGGGACTGCAAGGCGCTGATCGAGAACCAGCTAATCGACTATATCCGCGCCACCGTGGTCCATGCCGGCGGCATCACCCATTTGCGCCGGATCGCCGCGCTCGCCGATCTCTACCAGATCAAGACCGGCTGCCACGGCGCGACCGACCTGTCGCCGGTCTGCATGGCCGCCGCGCTGCACTTCGACCTGTCGGTGCCCAATTTCGGCGTCCAGGAATATATGCGCCACACGCCCGAGACCGACGCGGTCTTCCCGCACGCCTACACCTTCGCCGACGGCGCGATGCACCCGGGCGATGCGCCGGGGCTGGGCGTCGACATCGACGAGGAACTTGCGGCGGGCTATGAATATAGCCGCGCCTATCTGCCGGTGAACCGGCGCGAAGACGGCACGATGCACGACTGGTGA
- a CDS encoding MFS transporter has translation MPKPSGNVRWIVCALLFFAVVLSYVDRLVLPTLKPDLQGRYGWTETGYADLAIWFQAAYGISYVVFGRLIDKVGARIGYAMAVAIWTIGHVAHIFFTSTGGMILARIPLAIGEAGTFPAAIAATNEWFPKRERALAIGIFNAGSNIGAILTPLIVPIIAVTMGWRMAFILTGLLTVIWLVAWLAFYRKPQEHKRVSAEELAFIESDPVEPTRAVAWSKLLRQRQTWAYMAGRFLIDPVWWTFLFWLPDFFNRQYGVTMLAFGPPLIAIYLLADVGSVAGGWFSSRLIGRGASINRGRKTAMFACALCAVPIAFATEVPSMWWAVLLIGLACAGHQGFSANLYALPGDLLPRWAAGSVVGLGGLSGAIGGMLMARFAGNILETLGSYQPIFIVASCAYLLALLVIHLIVPRYTPADPARLT, from the coding sequence ATGCCGAAGCCATCGGGCAATGTCCGCTGGATCGTCTGCGCGCTGCTCTTCTTCGCCGTCGTGCTGAGCTATGTCGATCGACTGGTGCTGCCGACGCTCAAGCCCGATCTGCAGGGGCGCTATGGCTGGACCGAGACCGGCTATGCCGATCTCGCAATCTGGTTCCAGGCGGCGTACGGCATCTCGTACGTCGTCTTCGGGCGGCTGATCGACAAGGTCGGCGCGCGGATCGGCTATGCGATGGCGGTGGCGATCTGGACGATCGGCCATGTCGCGCACATCTTCTTCACCTCGACCGGCGGCATGATCCTCGCGCGGATCCCGCTGGCGATCGGCGAGGCGGGCACCTTCCCCGCCGCGATCGCCGCGACCAACGAATGGTTTCCCAAGCGCGAGCGCGCGCTGGCGATCGGGATCTTCAACGCCGGCAGCAATATCGGCGCGATCCTGACGCCGCTGATCGTGCCGATCATCGCGGTGACGATGGGCTGGCGGATGGCGTTCATCCTCACCGGGCTGCTGACCGTGATCTGGCTGGTTGCGTGGCTGGCTTTCTACCGCAAGCCGCAGGAACATAAGCGCGTCTCGGCCGAGGAACTGGCGTTCATCGAGAGCGATCCGGTCGAGCCGACGCGCGCCGTCGCGTGGAGCAAGCTGCTGCGCCAGCGCCAGACCTGGGCGTATATGGCGGGCCGCTTCCTGATCGACCCGGTGTGGTGGACCTTCCTGTTCTGGCTGCCCGACTTCTTCAACCGCCAATATGGCGTCACGATGCTCGCCTTCGGCCCGCCGCTGATCGCGATCTATCTGCTCGCCGATGTCGGATCGGTGGCGGGCGGCTGGTTCTCGTCGCGGCTGATCGGCCGCGGCGCGAGCATCAATCGCGGCCGCAAGACCGCGATGTTCGCCTGCGCGCTGTGCGCGGTGCCGATCGCCTTCGCGACCGAAGTGCCCTCGATGTGGTGGGCGGTGCTGCTGATCGGGCTGGCCTGCGCGGGGCATCAGGGCTTTTCGGCCAATCTCTACGCGCTGCCCGGCGATCTGTTGCCGCGCTGGGCGGCGGGGTCGGTGGTGGGGCTTGGCGGCCTGTCGGGCGCGATCGGCGGGATGTTGATGGCGCGCTTCGCCGGCAACATCCTCGAGACGCTGGGCAGCTACCAGCCGATCTTCATCGTCGCGTCGTGCGCGTATCTTTTGGCGCTGCTCGTGATCCACCTGATCGTGCCGCGCTATACGCCCGCCGATCCGGCGCGATTGACTTAG